A window of the Zhongshania aliphaticivorans genome harbors these coding sequences:
- a CDS encoding sensor histidine kinase yields MSDVMNFLLGPEMPPHGHCYLWNDDLVRLHVISDVLITLSYFTIPIALVYLVRKREDLKFNYIFVMFAIFIFACGATHLINIFNVWYGAYWLSGFVKLITAIASVGTAIVVWPLIPKALAIPSNQQLLDLNQKLRDEAAENTKQRAEIERLSNDLQRRVDARTEELAETRVMKTLLEQNQLTLERSNAALEQYAMVTARDIKEPLRSIAVFGELLSDRLMDRMAEDEAKWLGMMVASAKRTTSMIDDLHEYSLLKAKGDNDSSSLDAALERALEDNADSVESLGVRLQRSPLGVSRLPLEVASKLMSQILSNAIKFSAVNNTPEIVIGPLADGDPGEVGFYIRDNGIGIARQYRNRIFGVFERLQAEHEYEGNGIGLAICRRILDEYDGRIMVEGSEGEGAEFRVYLPAA; encoded by the coding sequence ATGTCTGATGTTATGAATTTTTTGTTAGGTCCAGAAATGCCGCCTCACGGGCATTGTTATCTATGGAATGATGACCTTGTTCGCTTGCATGTGATAAGTGACGTTTTAATCACGCTGTCTTATTTTACTATCCCTATCGCCTTAGTGTATTTGGTGCGCAAACGAGAAGATTTAAAATTCAATTATATTTTTGTGATGTTTGCCATTTTTATCTTTGCCTGTGGTGCCACCCATTTAATCAATATATTTAATGTGTGGTATGGGGCTTATTGGCTAAGTGGCTTTGTAAAATTGATTACCGCCATTGCCTCTGTTGGTACTGCCATTGTGGTGTGGCCCTTAATCCCTAAGGCACTTGCGATACCGAGTAATCAACAGTTATTGGATTTAAATCAAAAGTTGCGTGATGAGGCAGCAGAAAATACCAAGCAAAGGGCTGAAATTGAACGCTTATCTAATGATTTACAGCGGCGGGTAGATGCGCGTACTGAAGAGCTCGCAGAAACCCGAGTGATGAAAACACTCTTAGAGCAGAATCAGCTAACCCTAGAGCGCTCAAATGCGGCGCTTGAACAATACGCCATGGTGACCGCCCGAGATATTAAAGAGCCACTGCGTTCAATTGCGGTATTTGGTGAATTATTGTCAGACCGTTTAATGGATAGAATGGCAGAAGACGAGGCGAAATGGCTGGGAATGATGGTGGCGTCAGCAAAAAGAACGACGTCAATGATAGATGATCTACACGAATATTCACTGCTAAAGGCAAAGGGTGATAATGATTCAAGTTCATTGGATGCAGCACTAGAGCGCGCGCTGGAGGACAATGCTGATTCAGTGGAAAGCCTTGGGGTGAGATTGCAACGCAGCCCCTTAGGAGTGTCAAGATTGCCTTTAGAGGTGGCAAGTAAATTGATGTCGCAAATACTTAGCAATGCCATCAAATTTAGCGCCGTAAATAACACCCCTGAAATTGTCATTGGGCCTTTGGCCGACGGTGATCCTGGCGAGGTCGGGTTTTATATTCGCGACAATGGCATCGGTATTGCGAGGCAGTATCGCAACCGGATATTTGGTGTTTTTGAACGCCTCCAAGCTGAACATGAATACGAAGGTAATGGCATAGGCTTGGCGATTTGCCGACGTATTCTTGATGAGTACGACGGCCGAATTATGGTGGAAGGCAGCGAGGGCGAGGGAGCAGAATTTCGTGTTTATTTACCTGCCGCGTAA
- the traF gene encoding conjugal transfer protein TraF has product MPTLILRLIQQLTLISLIAIPSPTIADLANTSSLSTIHRSSASFPDSNPYQDTVLQGDGYAFINDNDSLLDNLKRIYDEGLALQASSRGLLVIPGDEAELVSELENANNDKTSFSAGGHLALLTQQKDWIVVAGSEFNGSGEFIYDEDDATRLRFATVLGLFNLGELQSAVNVSALWKNYLGINHRFSLQAFPNTVIGITAKLQSISVIERSISIEEYDEDKLFDRGRDVESKFQLNADLGIQHQMDNWTFGIDFNDIYQQVIKGSEGTPYQQRTHISGDVHYLQEWGRLGLHADITPQNGFGELASRRAYGVNALLPFSEKLNILLGYTWLDSHKDSDLPTAGLYYHLGDMLRIEAQVSYAGPREFGGGVSLQLPL; this is encoded by the coding sequence TTGCCCACATTAATCTTACGCTTGATACAGCAATTAACGCTCATTAGCCTAATCGCGATCCCTTCGCCAACCATAGCAGACCTTGCCAATACCAGCAGTTTGAGCACGATCCACCGCTCTTCAGCCTCTTTTCCTGATAGCAATCCCTACCAAGATACGGTGTTACAGGGTGATGGTTATGCCTTTATTAATGACAACGACAGCTTGCTGGATAATTTAAAACGAATTTATGACGAAGGGCTTGCCCTGCAAGCCAGCTCCCGCGGGCTTCTTGTTATCCCTGGTGATGAAGCCGAGTTGGTTTCTGAGTTGGAAAATGCCAACAACGACAAGACCAGTTTTAGCGCTGGTGGACACCTCGCCTTACTCACCCAACAGAAAGATTGGATTGTTGTTGCTGGCTCAGAATTTAATGGCAGTGGCGAATTTATATACGATGAAGATGATGCTACCCGCCTGCGTTTTGCAACAGTTTTAGGCCTATTTAACCTTGGTGAATTGCAATCTGCTGTTAATGTGTCGGCGTTATGGAAAAACTACCTTGGCATAAACCACCGTTTCTCGCTGCAAGCCTTTCCCAACACGGTAATAGGCATTACCGCAAAGCTACAGAGTATTAGCGTGATAGAACGCAGTATTTCTATTGAGGAATACGATGAGGACAAGCTGTTTGATCGCGGTCGCGATGTCGAAAGTAAGTTTCAGCTAAATGCCGATTTAGGCATTCAACATCAAATGGATAACTGGACTTTTGGGATTGATTTTAATGATATTTATCAGCAAGTGATAAAAGGGTCAGAGGGTACCCCATACCAGCAACGCACCCATATTAGCGGTGATGTACACTATTTGCAGGAATGGGGGCGACTCGGCTTGCATGCTGACATTACTCCTCAAAATGGTTTTGGTGAGCTGGCTTCACGCAGAGCCTACGGTGTTAACGCCTTGCTGCCTTTCAGCGAAAAACTTAATATCCTACTGGGTTACACATGGCTAGATAGCCACAAGGACTCCGATTTACCCACTGCCGGGCTTTACTACCATTTAGGTGACATGCTGAGGATTGAGGCCCAAGTTAGCTACGCAGGGCCTCGTGAGTTCGGTGGTGGCGTTAGCCTGCAGCTGCCACTTTAG